From the Acidilutibacter cellobiosedens genome, one window contains:
- the thiM gene encoding hydroxyethylthiazole kinase translates to MISKEDIKNRMIQAVETVKRTNPMAGSITNSVTINFVANAQLAVGGSAAMVYLPDEGEFLAEAGGATYINVGTLLPIYEQTLPCTVKALYDAGKPWVLDPVAIGIGLLRTQLLRQFKEYKPNVIRGNASEIIALAGLWGLEGGTAQSNVRGVDSTDSVTDAEIAAVALAKWTGGAVAVSGKTDLITDGSIAAFSYGGSYFMEKITGSGCSLGGVVAVYATSASPFIAALTATAAYNLAASRAESKADGPGSFQIAFIDELYKATAADIANNPFEIKEV, encoded by the coding sequence ATGATTAGTAAGGAAGATATTAAAAACCGAATGATTCAAGCAGTTGAAACCGTAAAGCGGACAAATCCTATGGCAGGATCCATCACGAATTCAGTAACTATTAATTTTGTGGCTAATGCTCAGCTCGCTGTCGGAGGGTCCGCCGCTATGGTTTACCTGCCTGATGAGGGAGAATTTTTGGCGGAAGCCGGCGGCGCCACCTATATAAATGTCGGTACTCTCTTGCCGATTTATGAGCAGACTCTGCCATGTACAGTCAAAGCCCTGTATGATGCTGGAAAACCATGGGTTCTGGATCCGGTCGCAATCGGAATCGGATTACTTAGGACTCAACTGTTACGGCAGTTTAAGGAGTATAAACCAAATGTAATCAGAGGGAATGCTTCGGAAATTATTGCGTTGGCCGGTTTATGGGGATTAGAGGGCGGTACAGCTCAATCCAATGTCCGCGGCGTTGATTCTACGGATTCGGTAACCGACGCAGAGATTGCTGCTGTTGCACTGGCGAAGTGGACAGGCGGGGCTGTGGCCGTATCCGGTAAAACGGATTTGATAACGGATGGTTCCATTGCAGCCTTTTCCTATGGAGGATCTTACTTTATGGAGAAAATTACCGGGTCAGGTTGTTCATTGGGTGGCGTCGTCGCAGTATATGCAACATCTGCTTCACCATTTATTGCAGCACTTACTGCCACTGCGGCGTACAATTTGGCGGCGAGCCGTGCTGAAAGTAAAGCGGATGGTCCAGGAAGTTTTCAGATTGCGTTCATCGACGAATTATATAAAGCCACTGCGGCTGATATTGCAAATAACCCATTTGAAATTAAGGAGGTTTAA
- a CDS encoding MarR family winged helix-turn-helix transcriptional regulator, producing the protein MLEEEFKDEIWDILHVVKVGAEKVLHPIVQPEGLTVIQTYVLFAVQKYEIITVGNLSKIFEINQGNVSTTCKKLERLGFIYRVRQSEDERIVSLSLTEHGRQALKNIRERAKKYDPILRTIPKEKFQVILNGFSELNELFKLLGTVEVK; encoded by the coding sequence GTGCTCGAAGAAGAGTTTAAAGATGAAATATGGGATATTCTTCACGTTGTTAAGGTTGGAGCAGAGAAAGTACTGCATCCTATTGTGCAACCTGAAGGACTAACGGTGATCCAGACATATGTCCTTTTTGCTGTCCAAAAATATGAAATTATAACTGTAGGAAATTTATCAAAAATTTTTGAAATCAATCAGGGAAATGTTTCTACCACATGTAAAAAGCTTGAAAGATTAGGATTTATATATCGAGTTCGGCAGAGTGAAGATGAACGTATAGTTTCTTTATCTTTGACAGAGCATGGAAGACAAGCACTGAAAAATATAAGAGAAAGAGCAAAAAAATATGATCCTATTTTACGAACCATACCAAAGGAAAAATTCCAAGTGATTTTAAATGGTTTTTCTGAGCTTAATGAACTTTTTAAACTTTTAGGTACTGTTGAGGTGAAATGA
- a CDS encoding N-acetylmuramoyl-L-alanine amidase family protein: protein MKKLKVVLFVLIMFFALSSVSYGENKINMVTLNIGGKNQKVREVSVLMDGQPIVSDIPSFIYNDRTLVPIRFVADGLGAKTEWNQENKTVTITLNGKKIVLKINSRDIYIDEKKGTLSGDNPPPMLVNDSRTMVPLRFVSENLGYKVGWDDQKSTVIIDSQSVKPQGSSITDISVNTENISSPVITIKGTSSMSYETTILQNPYRIVIDIPNSKLELKDKKDYTWENGVLNKISFSQFSTNPDVTRIVLQLSQESGFNVIKSGDGKSLEVSLLNNVTKVSMEKVNGKDGIVIYNTGTPKTNIIKLTNPTRIVVDLLNSHLADNKYSYDYQLGFIKGVRVSQFEPDSLYDKNSKIVRVVLDVKEGISDPNVKIENDGNKMIIYPEKQALDEISYTGTGNERSFSVEALKSTKYDVKYEENSKEITISIPKDDIQLENGSISPKDGIVDSIQVTEDKEYKNIKISFQRDISYEVLSAATSKVISLKFKKNVSTNPNSKLIVIDPGHGGKDPGTVPKDVKEKDVALAISSKLDEKLTEKGYNTIMTRDTDVFVDLYERADIANRNNADLFISIHCNYNDNKDISGIQVLYCPASAPKGAGRNSYEFAKAMKEELIKDLGAVDKGVIERPNLVVTRETKMDAILIETGFLSNAEDEKLLTDEEYQYKMVDAIIKGIENFLSE, encoded by the coding sequence ATGAAGAAATTAAAAGTTGTCCTGTTTGTTCTTATAATGTTTTTTGCGTTATCTTCTGTAAGCTATGGAGAAAATAAAATTAATATGGTTACATTAAATATCGGCGGTAAAAACCAGAAGGTAAGGGAAGTATCGGTTCTTATGGATGGACAACCTATAGTTTCGGATATTCCATCTTTTATCTATAATGACAGAACTTTAGTTCCTATAAGATTTGTAGCTGACGGACTTGGGGCGAAAACAGAATGGAATCAGGAAAACAAAACGGTTACAATTACCTTAAATGGAAAGAAAATAGTGCTGAAAATTAACAGCCGAGATATATACATAGATGAGAAGAAAGGAACTCTCTCCGGTGATAATCCGCCTCCTATGTTGGTAAATGATTCAAGGACTATGGTACCTTTGAGATTTGTATCGGAAAATTTGGGATATAAGGTAGGCTGGGATGACCAAAAAAGTACCGTAATAATTGATAGCCAAAGCGTAAAACCTCAGGGGTCTTCAATTACGGATATATCAGTCAACACAGAAAACATTTCTTCACCTGTGATAACGATTAAAGGTACGTCTTCGATGAGTTATGAAACCACTATATTACAAAATCCCTATAGAATAGTGATAGATATCCCAAATTCCAAATTGGAATTGAAAGATAAAAAGGATTATACATGGGAAAACGGAGTACTTAATAAGATCAGTTTTTCTCAATTTTCCACTAATCCGGATGTGACAAGAATTGTTCTTCAGCTGTCCCAGGAATCAGGGTTTAATGTTATAAAGTCCGGTGACGGAAAATCTTTAGAAGTATCCTTGCTTAACAACGTAACTAAGGTATCTATGGAGAAGGTCAATGGAAAAGACGGAATAGTTATTTATAATACCGGAACTCCAAAAACAAATATAATAAAGCTTACGAATCCGACGAGAATAGTGGTCGACTTGCTCAATTCACATTTAGCTGATAATAAATACAGCTACGATTATCAGTTAGGGTTCATAAAGGGTGTGAGAGTATCTCAGTTTGAACCGGACAGCCTTTATGATAAAAATAGTAAAATTGTAAGAGTTGTTTTAGATGTAAAAGAAGGAATTAGTGATCCTAACGTAAAAATAGAAAATGACGGTAATAAAATGATAATCTATCCGGAAAAGCAGGCATTGGATGAGATTAGTTATACGGGAACAGGCAATGAACGTTCCTTTAGTGTAGAAGCGCTAAAGAGTACAAAATATGATGTGAAATACGAAGAAAACAGTAAAGAGATAACTATTTCCATACCAAAGGATGACATTCAATTAGAGAATGGTTCCATTTCACCAAAAGATGGAATAGTAGACAGCATACAAGTAACAGAAGATAAGGAATATAAAAATATAAAAATCAGCTTCCAGAGAGATATTTCTTATGAAGTATTATCTGCTGCAACATCTAAGGTAATAAGTTTAAAGTTTAAAAAGAATGTTTCAACCAATCCTAACAGTAAACTTATAGTTATAGACCCGGGACACGGAGGAAAGGATCCGGGAACTGTTCCAAAGGATGTAAAAGAAAAAGATGTGGCTTTAGCGATATCGTCAAAGTTAGACGAAAAGTTAACGGAAAAAGGCTATAATACCATTATGACAAGGGATACGGATGTTTTTGTTGATTTATATGAAAGAGCGGATATTGCCAATAGAAACAATGCCGATTTGTTTATAAGTATCCATTGTAATTATAATGATAATAAAGATATTTCAGGGATTCAGGTGCTGTATTGCCCTGCAAGTGCTCCCAAAGGGGCGGGAAGAAACAGCTATGAATTTGCAAAGGCAATGAAGGAAGAGTTAATTAAAGACCTTGGAGCAGTAGATAAGGGAGTAATTGAAAGACCTAATCTTGTAGTCACAAGAGAGACCAAGATGGACGCCATACTTATAGAAACAGGATTTTTGTCGAATGCGGAAGATGAAAAATTGTTGACTGATGAAGAATATCAGTATAAGATGGTAGATGCGATAATTAAGGGCATAGAAAATTTTTTGAGTGAATAA
- a CDS encoding GerMN domain-containing protein, with the protein MKIKKTLLITIIFVLCINLAGCSLKDGFLKLFSKEEEEIIRSDEENLLTEEDEGLRKTVLYFQNSEGLLVPLMRKIPWEEGIAKLALRNMIDSPSLRETLSPIGLMPIIPVGTEITGMSIDEETGICKVDFTENLLNCETEKSEENLVKGIVYTLTEFPAIKKVQIVVGGKILPSLKHGIGIGEPLEREDINLVEGEENARSKVVVYYKENYNQEYEYYIPVTVPTLAPTPNIYTAIEQLFEGSPSETLGLYTDIPDGLTLQGVEVRDGTAYVDVFADKLDALKEQFVIDGITKNIGLTLKQFDDIEKVELLIDGKTLEEAGIDIEHYESIPAFANEY; encoded by the coding sequence ATGAAGATTAAAAAAACCTTATTAATAACAATTATATTTGTATTATGCATTAATTTAGCAGGTTGCAGTCTTAAAGATGGATTTTTAAAGCTTTTTTCTAAGGAAGAAGAAGAAATAATAAGAAGCGATGAAGAAAATTTATTGACAGAAGAAGATGAAGGGTTAAGAAAAACAGTCTTGTATTTTCAAAATAGTGAAGGACTTCTCGTGCCCTTAATGAGAAAGATCCCTTGGGAAGAGGGCATAGCAAAATTAGCACTGAGAAATATGATTGATAGTCCTTCATTGAGAGAAACATTAAGCCCTATAGGATTAATGCCTATTATTCCTGTAGGGACAGAGATAACGGGAATGTCTATTGATGAAGAAACGGGAATATGTAAGGTGGATTTTACGGAGAACTTATTAAATTGCGAAACTGAAAAAAGTGAAGAAAATTTAGTCAAAGGAATAGTATACACTTTGACAGAATTTCCTGCAATTAAAAAAGTACAAATAGTAGTTGGAGGGAAGATACTGCCTTCTCTTAAACATGGGATCGGAATAGGAGAACCTTTGGAAAGAGAGGATATTAACCTTGTAGAAGGTGAGGAAAATGCCAGGTCCAAAGTTGTAGTATATTATAAGGAAAACTACAATCAAGAATATGAATACTACATACCTGTTACTGTACCTACTTTAGCACCTACACCTAATATTTATACCGCCATTGAGCAATTATTTGAGGGCTCTCCTTCCGAAACATTAGGGTTGTATACAGATATTCCGGATGGATTAACGCTTCAAGGTGTGGAGGTAAGAGATGGAACAGCTTATGTAGATGTTTTTGCAGATAAATTAGATGCATTGAAAGAACAATTTGTAATCGATGGTATTACAAAGAATATTGGACTTACCTTAAAGCAATTTGATGACATTGAAAAAGTGGAGTTGTTAATAGACGGTAAAACCTTGGAGGAAGCGGGCATAGATATTGAGCATTATGAAAGTATTCCTGCTTTTGCCAATGAATATTAA
- the thiC gene encoding phosphomethylpyrimidine synthase ThiC gives MNYKTQMEAARKGIVTKELSRVAKDEGFTEQELLALVASGRIVIPANIRHKSLHPYGIGEGLRTKVNVNLGISGDCADYHAEMEKVRLAEKFGAESIMDLSNYGKTREFRKKLIEISLAMIGTVPIYDAIGYLEKDLKEITAQDFLRVIRSHAEEGVDFMTIHAGINRRVMEIFLRERRQMNIVSRGGSLIFAWMKMTGNENPFYEYYDELLDILREHDVTVSLGDALRPGSIADSTDASQIAELTEIGNLTERAWKQDVQVLVEGPGHMAMDEIAANMKIEKRICHGAPFYVLGPLVTDIAPGYDHITSAIGGAIAAANGADFLCYVTPAEHLRLPDLSDVKEGIIASKIAAHAADIAKGVKNARMADFQISEARRKLEWEDIFKLSLDGEKAKEYYESIPPEDRHSCSMCGKMCAVRTMNRILDGLDTKLR, from the coding sequence ATGAATTATAAAACACAGATGGAAGCGGCCAGAAAAGGTATTGTCACAAAGGAACTTTCGCGAGTTGCTAAAGATGAAGGTTTTACAGAGCAGGAACTTTTAGCTCTTGTAGCATCGGGTCGGATTGTGATTCCGGCGAACATCCGCCATAAATCGCTACACCCTTACGGGATCGGCGAAGGTCTGCGGACGAAAGTCAACGTTAATCTCGGTATATCAGGTGATTGCGCAGATTATCATGCGGAAATGGAGAAGGTAAGGCTGGCAGAGAAATTCGGTGCGGAATCAATTATGGATTTGAGTAATTATGGAAAGACACGGGAATTCCGTAAAAAATTGATTGAAATTTCTCTGGCGATGATCGGTACCGTCCCTATTTACGATGCCATTGGGTATCTCGAAAAAGATCTGAAGGAAATCACAGCACAGGATTTTCTGAGAGTCATACGTTCCCATGCGGAGGAAGGGGTGGATTTTATGACCATTCATGCGGGTATCAACCGTCGGGTCATGGAAATTTTCCTGCGCGAAAGGCGGCAGATGAATATTGTTTCACGCGGTGGTTCTCTGATTTTTGCGTGGATGAAGATGACGGGGAATGAAAACCCTTTTTATGAGTATTATGACGAACTGCTCGATATCCTGCGGGAACACGACGTAACCGTTAGCCTTGGCGACGCGCTCCGCCCTGGAAGTATTGCGGATTCGACGGATGCTTCTCAGATTGCCGAGCTCACGGAAATAGGAAATTTGACAGAACGTGCCTGGAAGCAGGATGTGCAGGTTTTGGTTGAAGGTCCGGGCCACATGGCTATGGATGAAATTGCGGCCAACATGAAGATTGAAAAACGGATTTGCCACGGCGCACCTTTTTATGTGTTGGGGCCCCTTGTCACCGATATAGCGCCCGGCTATGACCATATTACGTCGGCTATCGGCGGGGCCATCGCGGCGGCAAACGGTGCAGATTTTTTGTGCTACGTGACCCCAGCAGAACATTTGCGCCTTCCAGACCTCAGTGATGTTAAAGAGGGAATTATTGCTTCCAAAATTGCAGCACATGCGGCGGATATTGCCAAGGGCGTGAAGAATGCACGGATGGCGGATTTCCAGATCAGTGAAGCTCGTCGGAAACTGGAATGGGAGGATATTTTTAAACTCTCTCTGGACGGAGAGAAGGCGAAAGAATATTACGAAAGCATTCCGCCGGAAGACCGGCATAGTTGTTCCATGTGCGGCAAAATGTGTGCAGTACGCACCATGAACCGAATACTGGACGGACTGGATACGAAGCTGAGATGA
- a CDS encoding thiamine phosphate synthase, whose product MSIREKLDISAYLVVGPENTKGRDVAEIIKDAVEVGFSCVQIRSKIASARELIELTRQASNVIAQAGKSDKVALLVDDRLDVVLAARKQGIKVDGIHVGQSDIPVEVCREYLGGNSIVGLSARTHELFEYIKTADVSQIDYFGAGPLHETKTKPDCGLDLDGKVITRSFDDIAELARLSPIPVVVGGGVKLADIPELAGTGIDGFFVVSAVCGADNPKSEAAKLVETWNSERFKLSR is encoded by the coding sequence ATGAGCATTAGAGAAAAATTAGACATTTCAGCATATCTGGTAGTGGGACCGGAGAACACAAAAGGTCGAGACGTTGCAGAAATTATTAAAGATGCAGTAGAGGTTGGGTTCTCCTGTGTACAAATTCGTTCAAAGATTGCTTCGGCACGTGAACTGATTGAATTAACCCGTCAGGCTTCTAATGTAATTGCGCAAGCCGGTAAATCGGACAAAGTTGCACTGCTCGTGGACGACCGCCTTGACGTTGTACTGGCAGCGAGAAAGCAGGGGATAAAAGTGGATGGAATCCATGTCGGACAATCGGATATCCCGGTGGAAGTCTGCCGGGAATATTTAGGCGGCAATTCCATCGTTGGTCTATCAGCCAGAACACATGAATTATTTGAGTATATTAAAACTGCAGATGTCAGTCAAATCGACTATTTTGGTGCTGGACCGTTGCATGAAACAAAAACAAAACCGGACTGTGGGCTTGATTTAGATGGGAAAGTAATTACCAGAAGTTTTGACGATATTGCGGAACTTGCCAGACTCAGCCCGATTCCGGTTGTAGTGGGCGGAGGTGTCAAGCTTGCCGATATACCTGAGCTTGCTGGAACCGGAATCGACGGTTTCTTTGTGGTGTCTGCGGTGTGTGGAGCCGATAACCCTAAGTCAGAAGCTGCCAAGCTGGTTGAGACTTGGAATTCCGAAAGGTTTAAATTGAGCAGATAA
- a CDS encoding thiamine-binding protein: MNVLIAVAIAPCGVGNELAPEVAEVVKVIRESGLPNRTTSMFTEIEGEWDEVMKVIKDATFVLAGKGIRTEVVLKADIRPGCTNMINTKVDKINGILGGKNEH; encoded by the coding sequence ATGAATGTACTGATTGCAGTAGCCATTGCACCATGCGGTGTAGGTAATGAGCTCGCGCCGGAAGTAGCCGAAGTCGTGAAAGTGATTCGTGAATCGGGTTTACCTAATCGCACAACTTCCATGTTTACGGAAATTGAAGGTGAGTGGGATGAAGTGATGAAGGTCATAAAAGATGCGACATTTGTACTCGCAGGCAAAGGTATCCGCACAGAAGTCGTTCTGAAGGCCGATATACGCCCAGGCTGTACAAACATGATAAATACAAAAGTTGATAAAATAAACGGTATTTTGGGAGGTAAAAATGAGCATTAG
- a CDS encoding metallophosphoesterase, with protein MRIFVVSDTHGRINEFIKKVEYLEKPDMIIHLGDYIEDGIEIEKRLNINTIKIRGNCDFYTEKKNEETILNIGDKRIFLTHGHKYNVKMGILNLYYAGKEENADLILYGHTHIPSIEKKDGMIFLNPGSPSMPRGRHKRTFAIVEIGDKIKADIIEI; from the coding sequence GTGAGAATATTTGTAGTGAGTGATACCCATGGAAGAATAAATGAATTTATTAAAAAGGTCGAATACTTAGAAAAACCTGATATGATTATTCATTTAGGAGATTATATCGAAGATGGAATTGAAATTGAAAAGAGATTAAATATTAATACTATAAAAATAAGAGGGAATTGTGATTTTTATACGGAGAAGAAAAATGAGGAGACTATATTGAATATTGGAGATAAGAGAATATTTCTAACCCATGGGCATAAATATAATGTAAAAATGGGTATTCTAAATTTATATTATGCAGGAAAAGAAGAAAATGCAGATTTGATACTATATGGTCATACTCATATACCATCTATTGAAAAGAAGGATGGCATGATTTTTCTAAATCCCGGAAGTCCCTCAATGCCGAGAGGAAGGCATAAGAGGACCTTTGCAATTGTAGAAATCGGAGATAAAATAAAGGCAGATATTATAGAAATTTGA
- the rdgB gene encoding RdgB/HAM1 family non-canonical purine NTP pyrophosphatase, giving the protein MERRKLILSTGNIHKVEEIKDILDGFNIEILSKDEIGLKEFSIEENGTTLEENAIKKATEIQQIAGGIVIADDTGLFVDKLNGEPGLYSARYSGEGSTYRKNNKKLLNNLKGVPLKERNAVFKTVIAITDGKRTKTVTGECRGKIGFEERGTEGFGYDPLFIVDGYDRTFAELGEEIKNKISHRSRALKKLKEELKIFLNEI; this is encoded by the coding sequence ATGGAGAGAAGAAAGTTGATCCTTTCTACAGGAAATATTCATAAGGTAGAAGAAATAAAGGATATTCTTGATGGATTCAACATTGAAATTTTATCTAAAGATGAAATAGGATTAAAAGAATTTAGTATAGAGGAAAATGGTACTACTTTGGAAGAAAATGCCATCAAAAAGGCAACAGAAATTCAACAAATAGCCGGAGGAATAGTTATTGCTGACGATACGGGACTTTTTGTAGATAAATTAAATGGAGAACCGGGCTTATATTCTGCAAGATATTCGGGAGAAGGCTCTACATACAGAAAAAATAATAAAAAACTTCTTAACAATCTTAAGGGGGTACCACTAAAAGAAAGAAATGCAGTATTTAAGACAGTTATAGCAATAACAGACGGAAAAAGAACGAAAACTGTAACAGGAGAATGCAGGGGGAAAATAGGATTTGAAGAAAGAGGTACAGAAGGATTTGGATATGATCCTCTGTTTATAGTAGACGGATATGATAGGACTTTTGCAGAATTAGGAGAAGAAATTAAAAATAAAATAAGCCACAGGAGTAGAGCTTTGAAAAAATTAAAAGAAGAGCTAAAAATTTTTTTGAATGAAATATAA
- a CDS encoding DUF2179 domain-containing protein — protein sequence MSVFIGYLLIFLARVTDVSMATVRTLMVVQGRKIQAAFIGFFEVMVYVAALSKVVNGLNDPRNLIAYALGFATGNYMGILIESKIALGNLTAQIILKREDNADLIQSLRENGFGVTVLEGYGKEGMREVLHIVLKRKDLKVLENILHEHDEEAFITVNPITPIMGGYFAGSKKK from the coding sequence ATGTCTGTATTTATAGGATATCTTTTGATATTTTTGGCGAGAGTAACAGACGTTTCTATGGCTACAGTCAGAACACTGATGGTAGTTCAAGGAAGAAAAATTCAAGCAGCTTTCATAGGTTTTTTTGAAGTAATGGTATATGTGGCAGCTCTAAGCAAGGTGGTAAACGGACTTAATGACCCGAGAAATCTTATTGCTTATGCTTTAGGATTTGCTACGGGAAATTATATGGGAATATTAATTGAAAGTAAGATTGCACTGGGAAATTTAACTGCTCAGATAATACTTAAAAGAGAAGATAATGCGGATTTAATTCAATCATTGAGGGAAAATGGGTTTGGAGTAACCGTATTAGAGGGATACGGTAAAGAAGGAATGAGAGAAGTATTACATATTGTTTTAAAGAGAAAAGATTTAAAGGTGCTTGAAAATATATTACATGAGCATGATGAAGAAGCATTTATCACCGTGAATCCAATAACTCCCATAATGGGAGGATATTTTGCAGGAAGTAAAAAGAAATAA
- the rph gene encoding ribonuclease PH, which translates to MQRIDRRKYDELREVNITRNYLKHPQGSALIEIGETKVICTAMIDDKVPTFLKGTNTGWITAEYSMLPGSTMNRKVRDSSRGKIEGRSQEIQRFIGRALRNSVKLDKIGERTIWIDCDVIQADGGTRTASITGAYVALVEAMNKLYVQGELPYIPITHYVSAISVGIFGGVPILDLCYIEDYKARVDMNIAMNDRGEFIEIQGTGEKGTFTYGELNEMLNLAKKGNEELIRIQKRSLGDIGKLIGQIPQSEGE; encoded by the coding sequence ATGCAAAGGATAGATAGAAGAAAATATGATGAATTAAGAGAAGTTAATATTACAAGAAATTATTTGAAACATCCCCAAGGCTCAGCACTCATAGAGATCGGGGAAACAAAGGTAATTTGTACAGCTATGATAGATGACAAGGTACCAACTTTTTTAAAAGGGACAAATACAGGATGGATTACAGCAGAATATTCTATGTTGCCCGGTTCAACTATGAATAGGAAAGTCAGAGATTCTTCTCGGGGGAAAATCGAAGGCAGATCTCAAGAAATTCAAAGGTTTATCGGAAGAGCTTTGAGGAATTCGGTTAAGTTAGATAAGATTGGAGAAAGAACTATTTGGATAGATTGTGATGTAATACAGGCTGATGGGGGTACAAGAACTGCATCAATTACGGGAGCATATGTAGCCTTAGTAGAGGCTATGAATAAACTTTATGTTCAGGGGGAATTGCCTTATATCCCTATAACTCATTATGTATCAGCAATAAGTGTAGGAATTTTTGGTGGAGTACCAATATTGGATTTGTGCTATATAGAAGATTATAAAGCAAGAGTTGATATGAATATTGCTATGAATGATAGGGGAGAGTTTATAGAAATACAAGGAACAGGAGAAAAGGGAACATTTACTTATGGAGAATTAAATGAAATGTTGAATTTAGCCAAAAAAGGGAACGAAGAACTCATAAGAATTCAAAAAAGATCTTTAGGAGATATAGGCAAATTAATAGGACAAATTCCGCAATCAGAAGGTGAATAA